The Vicinamibacterales bacterium genome contains a region encoding:
- a CDS encoding site-specific integrase yields MTRSPRPRQQNRGLRKRCDCDRRNWSKCKHAWYFNFKWRGTHYRISLDRHLGRHVDSRSLAEDEAERIRVAIKAGTFGATLPARDTLTLRQLLDAFTTDVLAVRPGGERPNDTHATSAIVSAPLRRLTGEIRPFGDWLVADITSAALEQFRTVRSVPQTVERTGRGSRTIGGPRGVNRLLAFLRRVFNWAIAAGHLEATPFRRMGVALVKLPREPKRTRRLQEGEGDRLLAACGPHLRAVVEAALETGMRRGELLGLQWCDVALQAGEIRVPAAKTKTATGRTVPISRRLAAVLALRRDGPDGEPFEPTAYVFGTEIGTQIGDVKTAWRRACARAGIEDLHLHDLRREAGSRWLEGGVPLHTVRDWLGHTSVAQTSTYLATTAKTSHEAMRRFEDYVQQRATDRRTADLRTAPPAKEATRNTRENTGGHGPH; encoded by the coding sequence ATGACGCGATCCCCACGTCCACGGCAACAGAACCGCGGCCTCCGGAAGCGGTGCGACTGCGATCGGCGTAACTGGTCGAAGTGCAAGCACGCGTGGTACTTCAACTTCAAGTGGCGCGGGACCCACTACCGGATCAGCCTCGATCGGCACCTCGGGCGGCACGTGGACAGCCGCAGCCTGGCCGAGGACGAGGCCGAGCGGATCCGGGTGGCCATCAAGGCCGGCACGTTCGGCGCGACCCTTCCGGCGCGGGACACCCTCACGCTGCGGCAGCTGCTCGACGCGTTCACGACCGACGTCCTGGCGGTGCGGCCAGGGGGCGAGCGCCCGAACGACACGCACGCGACTTCGGCGATCGTGTCGGCGCCGCTGCGCCGGCTCACCGGGGAGATCCGGCCGTTCGGGGACTGGCTCGTCGCGGACATCACCTCCGCGGCGCTCGAGCAATTCCGGACGGTGCGCAGCGTGCCGCAGACGGTGGAGCGCACCGGCCGCGGCAGCCGCACGATCGGCGGGCCCCGGGGCGTCAACCGCCTGCTGGCGTTCCTGCGGCGGGTGTTCAACTGGGCGATCGCCGCTGGCCACCTCGAGGCGACGCCGTTCCGGCGGATGGGCGTGGCGCTCGTGAAGCTGCCCCGGGAGCCGAAGCGGACGCGTCGCTTGCAGGAGGGCGAGGGCGACCGGCTCCTGGCCGCGTGCGGGCCGCACCTGCGCGCCGTCGTCGAGGCCGCCCTGGAGACCGGCATGCGACGGGGCGAGCTGCTCGGCCTGCAGTGGTGCGACGTAGCCCTGCAGGCGGGCGAGATTCGCGTCCCTGCCGCGAAGACGAAGACGGCCACCGGACGCACCGTCCCGATCTCGCGTCGCCTGGCGGCCGTCCTGGCGCTCCGGAGGGACGGTCCCGACGGCGAGCCGTTCGAACCGACGGCCTACGTCTTCGGCACGGAGATCGGGACGCAGATCGGCGACGTCAAGACCGCGTGGCGTCGCGCGTGCGCGCGGGCTGGCATCGAGGACCTGCACCTGCACGACCTGCGACGGGAGGCCGGCAGCCGCTGGCTCGAGGGAGGCGTGCCGTTGCACACGGTGCGGGACTGGCTCGGGCACACGTCGGTCGCGCAGACGAGCACGTACCTGGCGACGACGGCGAAGACGTCACACGAGGCGATGCGGCGATTCGAGGACTACGTGCAACAAAGGGCAACGGATCGCCGAACAGCGGACCTCAGGACGGCACCACCTGCCAAGGAGGCGACCAGGAACACACGAGAAAACACAGGCGGACACGGTCCGCACTAG
- a CDS encoding helix-turn-helix domain-containing protein produces MTPEQLLTVAEFAALVRMDAKTVYRLVARGELAGVIRVGRAIRIDASVSLKSSRAENDGQVLTHAVVTSDAGRRKLEAVC; encoded by the coding sequence ATGACGCCCGAGCAACTGCTCACGGTCGCGGAGTTCGCGGCGCTGGTCCGCATGGACGCGAAAACCGTCTACCGGCTCGTGGCGCGCGGCGAGCTCGCCGGCGTGATTCGCGTCGGCCGCGCCATCCGGATCGATGCCTCGGTGTCGCTCAAGTCCTCTCGTGCTGAAAATGACGGACAGGTGCTGACACACGCGGTCGTGACAAGTGATGCCGGCCGCCGCAAGCTGGAAGCCGTATGTTGA
- a CDS encoding site-specific integrase — translation MRRRRLARSIYEDPHGIEVVVQRGGRVRRQRYPRGTPLSELADDRDALIDELETDRTTMAHRRGTLAADVRTALATVASWRHRQDIETLLGHWLRAETTTAKGEAATFGALPRAALTPLQIKTQLAVFSAAETAPGRRRFAPKTVKELRRVLAWLYTTIDGPDARNPVRATKAPRVRYDEPRGLDYDVIEWILAHAPDRGRPQDGPPASPRSGSLVTSPVSRPTVSMSKLRARVMAYTGMHQIEIGRLEAGHVDLARGRVWIRAREKGAGAPGAWHRLTGRGAEALQALVDAGGLGPFDPRSLARSWRIWLAAARAAWDADPEKRGRPWPVHADARPYDLRHSFGTLVYLETGDIRAAQAMLRHRQASTTDRYTRAGVPRRVEAAVAALDQAFRREVSP, via the coding sequence ATGCGTAGACGGCGCCTGGCGCGGTCGATCTACGAGGACCCGCACGGGATCGAGGTTGTCGTGCAGCGCGGCGGCCGCGTCCGCCGGCAGCGCTATCCGCGCGGCACGCCGCTCTCCGAGCTCGCCGACGACCGCGACGCCCTGATCGACGAGCTCGAGACGGACAGGACGACGATGGCGCATCGCCGCGGCACGCTCGCGGCCGACGTCCGGACCGCCCTGGCCACCGTCGCAAGCTGGAGGCACCGGCAGGACATCGAGACCCTGCTCGGCCACTGGCTGCGCGCGGAGACGACGACCGCGAAGGGCGAGGCCGCCACGTTCGGGGCGCTGCCGCGCGCGGCCCTGACGCCGCTGCAGATCAAGACCCAGCTCGCGGTGTTCTCCGCGGCCGAGACCGCACCAGGCCGCCGGCGGTTCGCGCCGAAGACGGTGAAGGAGCTCCGGCGGGTCCTGGCCTGGCTGTACACGACGATCGACGGCCCGGACGCCCGGAACCCCGTCCGGGCGACGAAGGCGCCCCGGGTGCGCTACGACGAGCCCCGGGGGCTCGACTACGACGTGATCGAGTGGATCCTCGCGCACGCGCCGGACCGGGGGCGGCCCCAGGACGGGCCGCCAGCATCGCCGAGGTCGGGCTCACTGGTGACGTCTCCAGTGAGCCGGCCCACCGTGAGCATGTCGAAGCTCCGGGCCCGCGTCATGGCCTACACCGGGATGCACCAGATCGAGATCGGCCGCCTCGAGGCTGGCCACGTCGACCTGGCGCGGGGCCGGGTGTGGATCCGGGCGCGCGAGAAGGGCGCCGGCGCGCCGGGCGCGTGGCACCGGCTGACCGGCCGGGGCGCCGAGGCGCTCCAGGCGCTCGTCGACGCCGGCGGGCTGGGCCCGTTCGACCCGCGCAGCCTGGCGCGGTCTTGGCGGATCTGGCTCGCCGCGGCGCGCGCGGCCTGGGACGCCGATCCGGAGAAGCGCGGCCGTCCCTGGCCCGTGCACGCCGACGCCCGGCCCTACGACCTTCGGCACTCCTTCGGGACGCTGGTCTACCTCGAGACGGGCGACATCCGGGCCGCGCAGGCGATGCTGCGGCACCGGCAGGCGTCCACGACGGACCGCTACACGCGCGCGGGGGTGCCGCGGCGGGTGGAGGCGGCCGTGGCGGCGCTCGATCAGGCCTTCCGACGCGAGGTCTCCCCATGA
- a CDS encoding HD domain-containing phosphohydrolase: protein MSLVSVSSGGQAGLPVLVVGESVEAQAVHRYLLREGVRATSVAGADQAMRAIDATAVAAVVLDIDDDHDGAVRMCRHVKWNTATRLIPVILLSDDRLKEHRLAGIDAGAEGLLVKPFDPDELLARIRAATRVAEYTSDLDSAASIIMTVTAMIEARESAPGHCYRMANYATALGRALHLGDADLTALYRGAFLHDIGMLSIPDGILHKAGRLDPEEYEIVKSHPVIGDALCANLRTLHPVRGIVRHHHERLDGSGYPDRLSGDAVPLLAQIVSIVDLFEAITMGREYVAPRGAAEALDILRHEVTVGWRRPDLVEAFAGLVTGGALEKFRGEPTETPAGFDELTSDLLRLSAAVGAPPAVADAAPVASGDRE, encoded by the coding sequence ATGAGCCTGGTATCGGTGTCGTCCGGAGGACAGGCGGGCCTGCCCGTGCTGGTGGTGGGGGAGTCGGTGGAGGCGCAGGCCGTCCACCGGTACCTCTTGCGGGAGGGCGTCCGCGCCACGTCCGTGGCCGGCGCCGATCAGGCGATGCGAGCCATCGACGCGACGGCCGTCGCCGCCGTCGTCCTCGACATCGACGACGACCACGACGGCGCCGTCCGGATGTGCCGGCACGTGAAGTGGAACACGGCCACGCGTCTCATTCCCGTGATCCTGCTGTCCGACGACCGGCTGAAGGAGCACCGCCTCGCCGGCATCGACGCCGGCGCGGAGGGATTGCTCGTCAAGCCCTTCGACCCGGACGAACTCCTGGCCCGCATCCGCGCCGCCACCCGCGTGGCGGAGTACACGAGCGACCTCGACTCGGCGGCGTCGATCATCATGACGGTGACCGCCATGATCGAGGCGCGGGAGAGCGCGCCCGGACACTGCTACCGGATGGCCAACTACGCCACGGCCCTGGGCCGCGCGCTGCACCTGGGCGACGCGGACCTCACGGCGCTGTACCGGGGCGCGTTCCTGCACGACATCGGCATGCTCTCGATTCCCGATGGGATCCTCCACAAGGCAGGCCGCCTGGACCCCGAGGAGTACGAAATCGTCAAGTCGCATCCCGTGATCGGCGACGCCCTCTGCGCGAACCTCCGGACGCTGCACCCGGTGCGCGGCATCGTCCGCCACCACCACGAACGCCTCGATGGGTCTGGCTACCCGGACCGGCTCTCTGGGGACGCCGTGCCGCTCCTGGCGCAGATCGTGAGCATCGTGGACCTGTTCGAGGCCATCACGATGGGCCGCGAGTACGTCGCGCCGCGCGGCGCGGCCGAGGCGCTGGACATCCTGCGGCACGAAGTGACCGTGGGGTGGCGGCGGCCCGACCTGGTCGAGGCGTTCGCCGGCCTGGTGACCGGCGGCGCGCTCGAGAAGTTCCGGGGAGAGCCCACCGAGACACCGGCGGGATTCGACGAGCTGACGAGCGATCTGCTCCGGCTGTCCGCCGCGGTGGGCGCGCCGCCCGCCGTCGCCGACGCGGCGCCAGTCGCCTCCGGCGACCGCGAGTGA
- a CDS encoding phage/plasmid primase, P4 family: protein MPPHAPPGPTPGPLNIDEIFGGLSRPMPAAVKAVRQVMNGETPDDILGDTDAALAAAFAVAHSERLRYDFRRQAWMLCDATTGIWRQDESGDTRQALQAWAEQRAFDAVIAAASKRDAEAVRASVRRSLAARGLHNLLDLATYQRPVAYHGKGWDPDPWVLATAGGQLVDLKTGGIRATQPADLITRACAVPIDTAARCDRWRQFVHEIADGDPELVELIRRALGYSITGDVGEQVFFVAIGNGANGKSTLLELVAHVLGDLAGVLPFGTLARDRDARAVQAEVAELPGTRFVRSSEIREGAYVDEGRLKSFTGGDPISASRKYAHPFVFKPAFKLWLGLNHRPRVSDRSHGFWRRAVLIPFTRTFAGDTTLEARLRDEAPGILAWLVEAALDWQREGLPRPAASEAARDDWRQSQDLIGQWASGALVADPEGRLPAAEAYKAFCAWAVEEGLSDRERAGARTFGEWMTSQFGRHRTKAGMVYGCRVKGSVGSPLNSSPTRARGESLSRTLHHPSPYTHTDPVGGGCAGSSAETCGGNGPGNAPGSAAGHGGQDFPGNPSQPPPDANKGGPGRV, encoded by the coding sequence ATGCCTCCCCACGCGCCGCCCGGGCCTACGCCCGGGCCGTTGAACATCGACGAGATCTTCGGCGGGCTCTCTCGGCCGATGCCGGCCGCCGTCAAGGCCGTCCGCCAGGTGATGAACGGCGAGACGCCCGACGACATCCTCGGCGACACCGACGCCGCGCTCGCCGCGGCCTTCGCCGTCGCGCACAGCGAGCGGCTCCGGTACGACTTCCGGCGCCAGGCCTGGATGCTCTGCGACGCCACCACCGGGATCTGGCGCCAGGACGAGTCCGGGGACACCCGCCAGGCGCTGCAGGCCTGGGCCGAGCAGCGCGCGTTCGATGCCGTCATCGCGGCCGCGTCGAAGCGCGACGCCGAGGCCGTGCGCGCGTCCGTGCGACGCTCGCTGGCCGCGCGCGGGCTGCACAACCTGCTCGACCTGGCCACCTACCAGCGCCCCGTGGCCTACCACGGCAAGGGCTGGGATCCGGATCCCTGGGTCCTGGCCACCGCCGGCGGCCAGCTCGTCGACCTGAAGACGGGCGGCATCCGGGCCACGCAGCCGGCGGACCTCATCACGCGGGCCTGTGCCGTGCCGATCGACACGGCGGCGCGCTGCGACCGCTGGCGGCAGTTCGTGCACGAGATCGCCGACGGCGATCCGGAGCTCGTCGAGCTGATCCGGCGGGCGCTCGGGTACAGCATCACCGGCGACGTCGGCGAGCAGGTGTTCTTCGTGGCGATCGGCAACGGCGCCAATGGCAAGAGCACGTTGCTCGAGCTCGTCGCGCACGTGCTGGGCGACCTGGCCGGCGTCCTGCCGTTCGGGACCCTGGCCCGGGACCGCGACGCGCGCGCCGTGCAGGCCGAAGTGGCCGAGCTGCCGGGCACGCGCTTCGTCCGCTCGTCGGAGATCCGGGAGGGCGCCTACGTCGACGAGGGCAGGCTCAAGTCCTTCACCGGCGGGGACCCGATCAGCGCGTCGCGCAAGTACGCCCATCCGTTCGTGTTCAAACCGGCGTTCAAGCTCTGGCTCGGGCTCAACCACCGGCCGCGCGTCAGCGACCGATCGCATGGCTTCTGGCGCCGGGCCGTCCTGATCCCGTTCACGCGGACGTTCGCCGGCGACACGACGCTCGAGGCGCGGCTGCGCGACGAGGCGCCCGGGATCCTGGCCTGGCTCGTCGAGGCCGCGCTCGACTGGCAGCGCGAGGGATTGCCCCGGCCGGCCGCGTCGGAGGCCGCCAGGGACGACTGGCGCCAGTCGCAGGACCTGATCGGGCAGTGGGCCTCCGGCGCGCTCGTCGCCGACCCGGAGGGCCGGCTGCCGGCGGCCGAGGCCTACAAGGCGTTCTGTGCGTGGGCGGTCGAGGAAGGGCTCAGCGACCGCGAGCGCGCTGGGGCGCGGACGTTCGGCGAGTGGATGACGTCACAGTTCGGCCGACACCGGACGAAGGCCGGCATGGTCTACGGGTGTAGGGTGAAGGGTTCTGTAGGGTCTCCGTTGAACTCGTCTCCTACGCGCGCGCGTGGAGAGAGTTTGTCTAGAACCCTTCACCACCCTTCACCCTACACCCACACCGATCCGGTTGGTGGAGGGTGTGCAGGGTCTTCCGCAGAAACCTGCGGTGGTAACGGACCCGGTAACGCGCCCGGTAGCGCCGCTGGTCACGGCGGTCAGGACTTCCCCGGAAACCCTTCACAGCCTCCACCTGACGCGAACAAAGGAGGACCTGGCCGTGTCTGA
- a CDS encoding P27 family phage terminase small subunit: MSEPKAPAPPRHLKPATRRWWSEVVRRWELEPHHVRLLTLCAEAWDRCQQARQLVDREGLTTTTGAGGAKLHPAVRVEADARLAFARLLRELDLDVEPPSAEARRPPELRSIAGGRR, encoded by the coding sequence GTGAGCGAGCCGAAGGCGCCGGCGCCACCGCGACACCTGAAGCCGGCAACGCGGCGCTGGTGGAGCGAGGTCGTGCGGCGGTGGGAGCTCGAGCCACATCATGTGCGGCTGCTCACGTTGTGCGCGGAGGCCTGGGACCGCTGTCAACAAGCGCGGCAGTTGGTCGACCGCGAGGGGTTGACGACGACGACGGGCGCCGGCGGCGCGAAGCTCCACCCGGCCGTGCGCGTCGAGGCCGATGCGAGGCTCGCGTTCGCCCGCTTGTTGCGCGAGCTCGACCTCGACGTGGAGCCGCCGTCCGCCGAGGCGCGGCGGCCGCCGGAGTTGCGTTCGATCGCGGGAGGGAGACGGTAA
- a CDS encoding S49 family peptidase, protein MATDRIAAFFRTRPLAIERTRLPELFERAETQAARMAGMTPQQIDRAVRAATDTPLGRVVGATAVIPITGVITQKSFDAWFFGGTSVERLLFAFRQYLNDPAVSAIVFDVDSPGGEAYGLQEGFEEIFAARDRKPVVSIINPYMASAAYFLGCAASTIWMTKSGQVGSIGCYTLHLDFSEMLRQAGVSPTLIFHGAHKVDGNQYEALSDDARDDLQASVSYYGEAFEAAVAKGRGVSVAEVRADFGQGRMFHAPEARRIGLVDRIGTRDELLASLARGRGQALAAAAGLAARVSAPPAPLDAHARQLQRDADEIAITLALTEI, encoded by the coding sequence ATGGCCACGGACCGGATCGCCGCGTTCTTTCGCACACGCCCGCTCGCGATCGAGCGCACGCGGCTGCCGGAGCTGTTCGAGCGCGCCGAGACGCAGGCGGCCCGCATGGCCGGGATGACGCCCCAGCAGATCGATCGGGCCGTGCGTGCCGCGACCGATACGCCGCTCGGGCGCGTCGTGGGGGCGACGGCGGTCATCCCCATCACGGGCGTCATCACGCAGAAGTCGTTCGACGCCTGGTTCTTCGGTGGCACCTCAGTCGAGCGACTCCTCTTCGCGTTCCGCCAGTACCTGAACGATCCAGCCGTGAGCGCCATCGTGTTCGACGTCGACTCGCCCGGCGGCGAAGCGTACGGCCTGCAGGAGGGATTCGAGGAGATCTTCGCGGCCCGCGATCGGAAGCCTGTCGTCAGCATCATCAATCCCTACATGGCCTCGGCGGCGTACTTCCTGGGCTGCGCCGCCTCGACGATCTGGATGACCAAGAGCGGCCAGGTGGGGTCGATCGGGTGTTACACCCTGCACCTGGATTTCTCCGAGATGCTCCGCCAGGCGGGCGTGTCTCCGACGCTGATCTTTCACGGCGCGCACAAGGTCGACGGGAACCAGTACGAGGCCCTCTCCGACGACGCCAGGGACGACTTGCAGGCGAGCGTCAGCTACTACGGCGAGGCCTTCGAGGCGGCGGTCGCCAAGGGGCGAGGCGTCAGCGTGGCGGAGGTACGCGCGGACTTCGGCCAAGGCCGCATGTTCCACGCGCCGGAGGCGCGGCGCATCGGCCTGGTCGACCGCATCGGGACCCGCGACGAGCTGCTCGCGTCGCTCGCTCGGGGTCGCGGTCAGGCGCTCGCCGCGGCCGCCGGCCTTGCGGCCCGGGTGTCGGCGCCGCCGGCGCCACTCGATGCGCACGCCCGGCAGTTGCAGCGCGACGCGGACGAGATCGCGATCACGCTGGCCCTCACGGAAATCTGA
- a CDS encoding acylphosphatase translates to MRATRHFLISGRVQGVGFRWFAVDAAKREGLVGHVRNLPDGRVEAVAEGEADSLTRFEAALRRGPSRSRVEHVQIAEIEPLGGGDGFTISG, encoded by the coding sequence ATGCGGGCGACGCGGCACTTCCTGATCTCGGGGCGGGTCCAGGGCGTGGGCTTCCGCTGGTTCGCCGTGGACGCCGCGAAGCGCGAGGGTCTCGTCGGCCACGTCCGGAACCTGCCCGACGGGCGCGTCGAGGCCGTCGCCGAGGGCGAGGCCGACAGCCTGACGCGCTTCGAGGCCGCGCTCAGGCGCGGGCCGTCGCGCAGCCGCGTCGAGCACGTGCAGATCGCCGAGATCGAGCCGCTGGGCGGCGGGGATGGCTTCACGATCAGCGGCTAG
- a CDS encoding lysylphosphatidylglycerol synthase domain-containing protein translates to MSSPSSSRTVSRASLLGVVAAAAGMGLLVVTVRQVGWAEIQRGVGTVGAWFLVVVALGGARFYARARSWILCADRIGAPGLTPAPAFGAVLAGDAVGNLTPLGLLASEPTKVLLVRSTLATGPALTSVALDNGFHTVAVLVMIAAGAWILVRQVGLDPTFQLVVEGVLAAVATAAAAAVWLARRRPAILSSLAQLTARVTGRAARSPEALRDIEARFYGVLGWPRAALWTAAAWQVAFHAGAVAEVWVILRALSGGATSLADAFVLESAGRLVTVLFKVVPFRMGVDEVGAAVVATALGIPPSHGVALALLRKLRILVWNAVGLVVLARARR, encoded by the coding sequence GTGTCATCGCCCTCGTCCTCTCGAACCGTCTCGCGTGCGTCCCTGCTGGGCGTCGTCGCGGCGGCGGCCGGGATGGGCCTGCTCGTGGTGACGGTCCGCCAGGTCGGCTGGGCCGAGATCCAGCGGGGCGTCGGGACCGTCGGCGCGTGGTTCCTGGTGGTCGTCGCCCTGGGCGGCGCGCGCTTCTACGCGCGCGCCAGGTCGTGGATCCTCTGCGCCGACCGGATCGGCGCGCCGGGCCTGACGCCCGCACCGGCGTTCGGAGCGGTGCTGGCGGGCGACGCGGTCGGCAACCTCACGCCGCTGGGGCTCCTCGCGTCGGAACCGACGAAGGTGCTGCTCGTCCGGTCCACGCTCGCGACCGGGCCGGCGTTGACATCGGTGGCGCTCGACAACGGCTTCCACACGGTGGCCGTGCTGGTGATGATCGCCGCGGGCGCCTGGATCCTGGTCCGCCAGGTGGGGCTCGACCCCACGTTCCAGCTCGTCGTCGAGGGCGTCCTGGCCGCCGTCGCGACCGCCGCTGCAGCCGCCGTGTGGCTGGCGCGCCGCCGCCCGGCGATCCTGTCCTCGCTGGCCCAGCTCACGGCTCGCGTGACGGGCCGGGCCGCCCGGTCGCCGGAAGCGCTGCGCGACATCGAGGCCCGCTTCTACGGAGTGCTGGGCTGGCCGCGCGCGGCGCTCTGGACGGCCGCGGCCTGGCAGGTCGCGTTCCATGCCGGAGCGGTCGCCGAGGTCTGGGTGATCCTGCGCGCCCTCTCCGGCGGCGCCACGTCGCTCGCGGACGCCTTCGTCCTCGAATCGGCCGGCCGGCTGGTGACGGTGCTGTTCAAGGTGGTGCCGTTCCGCATGGGCGTGGACGAGGTGGGCGCCGCCGTGGTCGCGACCGCGCTCGGTATCCCTCCGAGCCACGGGGTCGCCCTGGCGCTCCTGCGCAAGCTCCGGATCCTCGTGTGGAACGCCGTCGGCCTCGTCGTCCTCGCCCGCGCGCGTCGCTGA
- a CDS encoding excisionase family DNA-binding protein has protein sequence MRKSSRNQAPGPVWLAVDEAAQRANIGRRTIYSEVRAGRLRAALVGDRRQIRIRPEWIDQWLEASATPVPVSAPGPRAVNE, from the coding sequence ATGAGGAAGTCGTCTCGCAATCAGGCACCTGGCCCTGTCTGGCTCGCCGTGGACGAAGCGGCGCAGCGCGCCAACATCGGTCGGCGCACGATCTACAGCGAAGTGCGCGCCGGGCGTCTCCGCGCCGCCCTCGTCGGCGACCGCCGTCAGATCCGGATCCGGCCCGAGTGGATCGACCAGTGGCTGGAGGCCTCGGCAACGCCGGTGCCCGTGTCGGCCCCTGGGCCGCGCGCGGTGAACGAGTAG
- a CDS encoding tetratricopeptide repeat protein encodes MKHSEKEHLKENEVAHALEAANKSFQENRGQILAIGGGLLALVVIVGGYTTWQRSQNDAVSALLAEAMIINEAPVQPPVPPDQTGSGGATVPTQMPGTYPTEKAKYEAALPKFLAAADQAPSSTPGRLARLNAAGVLVALGRFDDARAQYDQLTSGGDLIAKSAMLGKAQAQIRQGQFDPAIEALKTLSTDATSGMPADGVLLELARAYRVAGKVEDARKTFTEIVEKHADSPLATTARTELDRLKG; translated from the coding sequence ATGAAGCACTCCGAGAAAGAGCACCTGAAGGAAAACGAAGTCGCCCACGCCCTGGAGGCGGCCAACAAGTCGTTCCAGGAGAACCGCGGGCAGATCCTGGCCATCGGCGGTGGGCTGCTGGCGCTCGTCGTGATCGTCGGCGGCTACACCACGTGGCAGCGCTCGCAGAACGACGCCGTGAGCGCGCTCCTGGCCGAGGCCATGATCATCAACGAGGCGCCGGTGCAGCCGCCGGTGCCCCCGGACCAGACCGGCTCGGGCGGGGCGACCGTGCCGACCCAGATGCCCGGCACCTACCCCACGGAGAAGGCGAAGTACGAGGCCGCCCTCCCGAAGTTCCTGGCGGCAGCGGATCAGGCGCCGTCCAGCACGCCGGGCCGGCTCGCCCGGCTGAATGCGGCCGGGGTGCTGGTGGCCCTGGGCCGCTTCGACGACGCGCGGGCGCAGTACGATCAGCTCACGTCGGGCGGCGACCTCATCGCCAAGAGCGCCATGCTGGGCAAGGCGCAGGCGCAGATCCGGCAGGGCCAGTTCGACCCGGCCATCGAGGCGCTCAAGACCCTCAGCACGGACGCCACCTCCGGCATGCCCGCCGACGGCGTGCTGCTGGAGCTGGCGCGCGCGTATCGCGTCGCCGGCAAGGTGGAGGACGCCAGGAAGACCTTCACCGAGATCGTCGAGAAGCACGCCGACTCGCCGCTGGCCACCACCGCGCGGACCGAGCTCGACCGCCTCAAGGGCTGA
- a CDS encoding HK97 family phage prohead protease, protein MRVASLELPPVFGLASRCGYTMPRDGGGAIVDARGTWQGIEHLAHEVQLQVDHGGQATAWCSTTAAELQLFEDEGDLYFAVDIEHSGRARDLQRQVRAGRFSGVSIHYDPRLAEAATWRSNAGQALEVLTSCAVALREISLICAPKAPRCRDTWVSTFDDPRALERLPAGSPLRTWRSVAGPARKTRALVLREFLGHSAA, encoded by the coding sequence ATGCGCGTCGCGTCCCTCGAGCTGCCTCCGGTCTTCGGCCTCGCGTCGCGGTGTGGGTACACGATGCCGCGGGACGGTGGGGGCGCGATCGTCGATGCGCGCGGCACCTGGCAGGGAATCGAGCACCTCGCGCATGAGGTCCAGCTTCAGGTCGATCACGGCGGCCAGGCGACCGCCTGGTGCAGCACGACGGCCGCAGAACTGCAGCTCTTCGAGGACGAGGGCGATCTGTACTTCGCCGTCGACATCGAACACTCCGGCCGTGCGCGAGATCTGCAGCGCCAGGTGCGGGCCGGGCGCTTCTCCGGCGTGTCCATCCACTACGACCCGCGCCTCGCTGAGGCTGCCACGTGGCGCTCCAACGCGGGTCAGGCGCTCGAGGTCCTCACGAGCTGCGCGGTGGCACTCCGCGAGATCTCGCTCATCTGTGCACCGAAGGCGCCGCGGTGCCGGGACACGTGGGTGAGCACGTTCGACGATCCGCGAGCCCTGGAGCGCCTGCCGGCCGGTAGTCCGCTCCGCACCTGGCGCAGTGTGGCCGGGCCGGCGCGCAAGACCCGCGCGCTTGTCCTGCGGGAGTTCCTTGGCCATTCGGCCGCCTGA
- a CDS encoding adenine phosphoribosyltransferase: MDHLKSKIRHVPDFPKPGILFYDITTLLADPTGFRDTIDALANPHAAQGVDRVVGIESRGFILASAVADRLGAGFVPIRKPGKLPSKTLGESYALEYGTDSLEIHDDALGPGHRVLVVDDVLATGGTARAAVNLVRRLGSTLHATAFLIELDFLKGRDKLADAEVFSVLRY, from the coding sequence ATGGACCATCTCAAGTCGAAGATCCGCCACGTGCCCGACTTTCCGAAGCCGGGCATCCTGTTCTACGACATCACGACCCTGCTGGCCGACCCGACGGGGTTCCGCGACACGATCGACGCGCTGGCGAACCCGCACGCAGCGCAGGGCGTCGACCGCGTGGTCGGCATCGAGAGCCGCGGATTCATCCTGGCCTCGGCCGTGGCCGATCGCCTCGGCGCCGGCTTCGTGCCGATTCGCAAGCCGGGCAAGCTGCCGTCGAAGACGCTGGGGGAGTCGTACGCGCTCGAATACGGCACCGACAGCCTGGAGATCCACGACGATGCGCTCGGCCCGGGCCATCGGGTCCTCGTCGTGGACGACGTGCTGGCCACGGGCGGCACGGCCCGCGCGGCCGTGAACCTCGTGAGGCGCCTGGGGAGCACGCTGCACGCCACCGCGTTCCTCATCGAGCTGGACTTCCTCAAGGGCCGGGACAAGCTCGCCGACGCCGAAGTATTCTCAGTGCTGCGGTACTGA